From a single Vitis vinifera cultivar Pinot Noir 40024 chromosome 18, ASM3070453v1 genomic region:
- the LOC100263649 gene encoding uncharacterized protein LOC100263649 — protein MMAKEPGSKCKSLLRSVEERALSKKVEEKQVPYLPKDCFSNILVRLPIESLPSSRLVCKPWYKLINSPIFIDAHLRRSEVVLIFLTPIVKQETYLYPFSTRSISQEKPNTFSVEVNLLQLESTPLFHQPVIDPRRKSYIQFMEIKDGKSKIGEFNISCMGEITASFNGLILLENKLKRGRLVVMNPVTRKLTELPLGTLSQPHQESYGFALSYSTSEYKVVHLFHDELRYINCEILNVGTRTWRPVNGPSFGLISWFGYKPVSAMGALHWVPHINDNDYIVSLHLENEKFHTVQLPKSYRTHDGIVEMGGSLCFVSHDEEMLQIGIWSLKGLSGEGWTKQHCITTGCILDMVPLFSMRTTEEMVFKRDEDGSLYAYDFQLQVMRKIDMETPLSDCYLPHVNSLVSWCPKDSSEDGNY, from the coding sequence ATGATGGCCAAAGAACCAGGGAGCAAGTGCAAAAGTTTATTGAGATCTGTAGAAGAGAGGGCATTGTCCAAAAAGGTGGAGGAAAAGCAAGTACCCTATCTTCCTAAAGATTGTTTTTCTAACATCCTTGTTCGGCTTCCTATTGAATCTCTACCAAGTTCAAGGTTGGTTTGTAAGCCATGGTATAAATTGATTAATAGCCCCATTTTCATTGATGCCCATCTCCGTCGCTCTGAAGTTGttctaatctttttaacacCAATTGTGAAACAAGAAACATACTTATACCCTTTTTCTACGAGATCAATCTCACAAGAGAAACCAAACACTTTCTCTGTTGAAGTAAACCTTCTTCAATTGGAATCCACCCCTCTTTTTCATCAACCAGTCATAGACCCCAGAAGAAAGTCCTATATCCAGTTCATGGAGATTAAAGATGGAAAGAGCAAGATTGGAGAGTTTAACATAAGCTGCATGGGCGAGATTACAGCCAGTTTCAATGGTCTGATTTTGCTTGAAAACAAGCTGAAGAGAGGAAGATTGGTAGTCATGAATCCTGTTACTCGGAAACTCACTGAACTTCCTCTAGGAACTTTATCTCAACCCCATCAAGAATCTTATGGCTTTGCATTAAGCTATTCTACAAGCGAATACAAAGTGGTACACTTGTTTCATGATGAGTTGAGGTACATCAATTGTGAGATACTGAATGTTGGGACAAGAACTTGGAGACCAGTGAATGGACCTTCTTTTGGGCTCATTAGTTGGTTCGGGTACAAACCGGTTTCTGCCATGGGAGCTCTGCACTGGGTTCCTCACATCAACGACAATGATTACATAGTGTCTCTGCACTTGGAAAATGAAAAGTTCCACACTGTCCAGCTCCCAAAGAGTTACAGAACTCATGATGGAATCGTTGAGATGGGGGGCAGCCTATGTTTTGTGTCTCATGATGAAGAAATGCTCCAAATCGGCATCTGGAGCTTGAAGGGTTTGTCTGGGGAAGGTTGGACAAAGCAGCACTGCATCACAACTGGCTGCATACTGGACATGGTTCCTCTGTTCAGTATGCGAACGACTGAAGAAATGGTGTTCAAGAGGGATGAAGATGGGTCCTTGTATGCCTATGATTTCCAACTCCAGGTGATGAGAAAGATTGACATGGAAACCCCATTATCTGACTGCTACCTGCCTCATGTGAATAGCCTTGTTTCATGGTGTCCCAAGGATTCGAGTGAAGATGGGAATTATTGA